The following coding sequences lie in one Anticarsia gemmatalis isolate Benzon Research Colony breed Stoneville strain chromosome 16, ilAntGemm2 primary, whole genome shotgun sequence genomic window:
- the LOC142979264 gene encoding uncharacterized protein LOC142979264: MLVGEQSPAPRVVAGLRKLRPELTPGPVPTPVDPDFRISGVLRQYYNDDTESWAWVRAAVRGGCLLAWRDGTLPRRTPARLPLRDLHLRTATSLPNAFQLSRLRDDTAVATFQTCNAAECARWVRALCVEILGQTPLPQVRFLDVLPAADTAGREPKKETPQQETPLCPPKPPPRARRRLLTSTETLLPRRDHSPAATDEGIVVEDDDYDSSSDRSLDLTLSLDALKTTDVVDAPVRKAEVIKCDSCSKLNASSQQHHTLPRAARAESEQGRRYLKRWEGTAGGAERGRYAMEAARRKTASLENRARSCSPNVHEAVAQYVPVRERRALFESLSRSTAASLARSSEQLARVERPPAETTPRRAASLHDLQAPPTRSVSDLRQFFEAVARGAGGCAGVQRHSAPPGPAPRAFTSLTCA, from the exons ATGCTAGTAGGAGAACAGTCGCCGGCACCACGGGTGGTGGCCGGTTTGAGGAAACTACGACCTGAATTGACACCTGGACCTGTTCCTACGCCTGTAGATCCTGATTTTAGGATATCAG GCGTCCTCCGCCAGTATTACAATGACGACACAGAATCGTGGGCATGGGTGCGAGCGGCCGTGCGAGGCGGCTGCCTGCTCGCCTGGAGGGACGGCACCCTGCCCCGCAGGACCCCAGCCCGACTGCCACTCCGGGACCTGCACCTGCGCACTGCGACTTCGCTGCCCAACGCCTTCCAGCTATCCAGGCTACGTGACGACACTGCCGTCGCCACGTTTCAG ACTTGCAATGCAGCTGAGTGTGCGAGATGGGTGCGAGCGCTCTGCGTCGAGATCCTCGGTCAGACTCCACTACCACAAGTCCGATTCCTCGACGTGCTGCCCGCCGCGGATACCGCCGGCCGAGAACCAAAGAAAGAGACTCCGCAACAGGAGACACCCTTATGTCCCCCGAAACCGCCCCCGCGAGCTCGCCGGAGGTTGCTAACGTCGACCGAGACGCTTCTGCCGCGCAGGGATCACTCCCCCGCCGCAACGGATGAAGGCATCGTCGTCGAAGACGACGACTACGACTCTTCGTCCGACCGCAGCCTCGACCTAACCCTGTCCCTCGACGCCTTGAAGACCACAGACGTGGTCGATGCGCCCGTACGGAAAGCAGAGGTCATCAAATGTGACAGTTGTAGTAAACTGAATGCGAGCTCGCAGCAACACCACACGCTGCCGCGGGCCGCGAGAGCCGAATCGGAGCAAGGCCGCCGCTACTTGAAGCGATGGGAGGGGACGGCCGGAGGTGCGGAACGGGGCCGATACGCCATGGAGGCTGCTAGACGCAAAACCGCGTCACTGGAGAACAGGGCGAGGTCTTGCTCGCCAAATGTTCACGAAGCTGTCGCTCAGTACGTTCCTGTGAGGGAGCGTAGGGCATTGTTCGAATCGCTGTCGCGGAGCACGGCGGCCAGCCTGGCCCGCAGCAGCGAGCAGCTGGCTCGCGTGGAGCGCCCGCCGGCCGAGACCACGCCGCGGCGCGCCGCGTCGCTGCACGACCTGCAGGCGCCGCCGACGCGGTCGGTGAGCGACCTGCGCCAGTTCTTCGAGGCGgtggcgcgcggcgcgggcggctgCGCGGGCGTGCAGCGCCACAGCGCGCCGCCCggccccgcgccgcgcgcctTCACCTCGCTCACGTGCGCCTGA